From the genome of Plectropomus leopardus isolate mb chromosome 9, YSFRI_Pleo_2.0, whole genome shotgun sequence:
CCTTTTTCAGATGCACAGAGCAGAACTTAAAAAATATGCCTGGCTTTTATATTCACCCAGGAGTTGCTGGATATCACTCTTGATGGTGGTTAAACACCCcatccatttatttttctatctcTGATAGATATATTCATGATTCATTGTATCAttgcaaaataattaatttttttaccacctgtttgtcatttattgtAGGCAGAGAAAACCTGGGCCTGAGTTAGCTCCTCCAATTCCCTCTGTGTGATGCATTGTGGGAGTGTGGTTTCTGCTGGCAGCATACTGAGGCCCAATCCCGTTTCTTATTTTTACCCCTCGTTTCTGAGTGCCCCTTGCCCCTTGGAACAGAGTTACAATGCAAAGTGGTTGAAATCTTCCGCTAAAGGAAAACCTTTCAAGACCCTGACActacatttatttctgctggaaacacagagatGGGTCGCTACAAAACGCTGACGTTTTGTACTTAAAAAttgctggaaacacagaaatggctcGCTATATtacaactgtttgttttttttgtaatcttgGTCTTGAGCGGTGCTCTGCAACTTGGCAGACATGTGCCTAGTTAACACATCATCCACAAAAGTTGATGTATCAACATATATAATGTGGtatttaatgtgcaaatgtaatatatttgtgatttggagagatgtacaatgccaacatttgctGCTGGTGCCTGGGCTTCATTGGCATACACGGTGGGCCATCAGCTCCAATCCTCTCATGGTCAGCGCTTTTTACTAACCCACTCAGGCCAGACGGACAGCAGCCATCACCTGTCTTGGGCCCAGGTGGAAGGGACAACTATCTCCAGCTTCCCTGCATAGTTGTCAGTAATCACTCTGttgttctgtctctgtcagttcctgctgctgatgttgtgCTCTTAAAGAGATAAGACACATCTGCTCTCCCCCACAAGCGAGCTGATTAGCATTCACATCATCACAATTCACCCATAGGGCATCCTACCAGCGTGAGCATTAACATTGGCATCATTAATAGCATGATCTCCTCTCAGAGCCCTCTCTGCCAGACAGCACCTCTCTCCAGCTAAGCTGCGCAGTGTGGCTGGAGTGGACATCACCCCTGTTGAACGCACTATTCATCAGCCAGCCTAATTTTCGCCCGGCTTATTATTCATTGTATAATTGGATTTGCTTTCACTGACATGGCTTAGTACTTACTTAACATGCTTCAGTGATGTTTTCTGTTCTGCTGCACTGACAATCTGTGATAGACCAGAGTGTGATATGAGCAATTATGCAGGCAATACATCaaatctgtctttatttctcTGGAGGATTTGATCGGGACAAAGCAAAGACTCAGGTCAACTCATCTCCATTTTTGGCTCGTCTCCTGTAGAGGTCCCGTCGTGGCACAGTACGGAAACTATCAGTTCATGAGGGATTAAATTCTCAGACGATTTTGGCATCCAGACTGGTACACTGAGGTTTGGGACGAGAACCAAAAcccacaaatatttaaaaagacaaaacaaaacaaaaaaaacaatacaatttttccccccatgtttttgtaagtgaCTTGAAAAGATGATTGGTCCAATATTGAGAGACATTGAGCTGGCAGcggtgaaacaggctgcaatgtaaccgcTTGGGATATTTGTGCCCAGTCAATTTACGTTCACTGAAAGTGGTCATTTTTGCCAGTGTCAGGCTCATATCGTTATTCTAAGTGTATGAAATTTGTGGACAGGATCCCTAGatgttagatgtgaaaatatgctgactcTTTACACGGTAATGCATcaattattagggcccgagcaccaaCGGTGTGAGGACCCTattaaaactgaaggaattcttccttttttttttttttgaacaagtGAGACCCATTAGAGGGCCTTAACATACTTAAAAAGTCACtaaattttgcacagacatcAGGACTGGcgaaaaatttgatattttaatggttaCTTGTATGGGCTCAAAAAAATGGCTCAAGAGCGCCACCTAACAGACTTCAACGAAGAAGCCCCTCTGGTCAGTTTCATGTAGACATATAAAAATTTGGTGGTGTATGGAGcatcacaagacaaacaaaaaagtcagtggCAGCCATactctaaacccaacaggaggtcccccattttaaaaataatttgtcaccattttttgctattttacaGATCCAACTACTCCTACAGCTTTTGCTGGATTGACTTAAAAAGTTGTAAATCCTGTCTTCTGGTGGGGACGAACCCATTTGAGCTTTGCTTTAACGGTGTGGAAGTTATGAGGCCCAAAAGTTAGATGTTTCGCCACAAACAGGAAGTAGATTATAACTCAGTTGTACATGATCCAATCTTCATCAAACTTCACGTTTGATGAGAATccagccctgaacacatctatattatatatataattggccaagtggttaaaaaaaatctctgcaggGATCCTTTCCACAATGTTTCAGacacttaaatattaaatattttgagcCTGCcagtaacaaaaacaagcattatTAATGGAGGTAAATTGACTGTGTGCAAATGCCCCAAGTGCCccattgcagcctgtttggctgctgccagctgcagcagagttGCTCAATATTTGActgaccaatttcaaaaactgttattcccattagtcacttagaaattaaccattaaaataaggttcaggttgaaaaaatacttaagttacCCTTTAAGGAGGATACTTTCTGAACAATCATTCTTCTCATAAGGAAGCCTTGTGCATCTGATGTCCCTCTCTGCGCAATGATTCTTCTcgctctcactcactctcacttCCTGCCACTTACAGATGGGTGACAACTGACAGGAAAAGACCTGATTAAATAGATGAAGCAGCATAATGGATGCAGATGCATCCAAAAAGAACATGAAGGGTCACTGAATGATTTGATGAGGatgaaaatgatgtgaatcATATGATCTCATCACAGGCACTCAATATTGAGTTAACACTACGATCTTCATGAAAAGAACTAATTTATTTCAGAGAATCACCCCTCAGTAGAGTTTTAGAGATTTGCagtttatattaattttttccttttatccaCTATGGATCTGTGAATTCAGATGTTTATTTTGACTTGTGGAAAAAGTGGTGAAAGTCCCCGTTTGTTgtgccctctctttctctctgtcctctgcaaTGGCACTTCATGCAATTCTTTTTCTCATTCCTCTGTTTCTGAACAGCCCTCTGTGATTCTCCCTTTCCCCCGTGTTCCCTTGCTCCTTTCCCAGTGGTAGGGTAAGAGGGCCTGTCCTCTCCACTGGAGCCAGTTGGAGTGACGAATGGCACCACGGCACTGCCAGCGGCTCGCAGCACAAACAGTAAACAGAGCAAGGGTGGAAGGAAGAGAGCAGAGGGGTGTGATAAGAAAGAGAAATGAAGAGCAGGAGTAAACTAGGAAGAGGAATTGAGGGGCTTCGCCCAAAGGACGAACACTAAAGGTCAAGAAATGTGCAGGGCAATCTCGTGTCTATTTTTGAGGCGCCGGATGAAATATGTttacatactttttaaatttattctgCGGTTTACAAAGATAGCCTCTCAAATTCCCACTAGAGTGCCTGATGTGTCCTGTTGAGCTCTCCCTTCTCTAtcagtaaaaaatgaatatagaGCATCTGTTTATCTCCACAAGAGGACCAGACACGGACAAACGgagcatttttcaacatgcagagCGCACTCATTTTCTGTCAGCATGTGTTTATGCCACCAACATGCTCACTCTCAGTTATGCTCATCTTGGTGTCATGTGaggtattaaaaatgcattagtCTCTAGCGCAATTATGATAGCTCTGCCAGTTGTgaataatacatatttaataGAGAGTAATCCAGATCATAGCAAACTGTTTAATTGCATTTTAACTCCCCAAGTTGCAGACTGAAGAGAGAGGGTGACATGGAAATCAttaactacataaaaaaaaatccacttttcaTGTGGCCAGGTGTTCCTGCCTGAAAGCAGACGGCATGTGATTGCAGATGATGCTACATTATGGATGTGACAGCCGTCTGACTTTGGTGATACTTGTGGGTTATGTGATATTTACAGAGCATCCTTTgagtctctttttttaagtagcCATTGCTTGATACTTATGTAagactctgtctctctccttgcccccttctttctctctccctgtctcagTAAATCATTTCCCCAGGGCCAGTCATTAGCATCATCTGAAGTTGCCATGTCTAACGTCGCATCTCCGATGTGCCAATCTAAAAAGACAGTATCGCTTTGAGAATCTCACAAACTACCGCTGAATCATGGGGAGAGCAAAAGCAAGCAAATTCTCTGTGTTTACAGAGTGCGGCTGACATTGCAGGGAACTCTGGGCTGGGTGATGGAGCAGGTGATAGTACCgccacacacataaacacacacatgcacacacaccctgtcTTGTCGCCACCTCAGCCATCACTCTGAATGATGTCAGTCAAATTAATTGCTGTTCCCTTCCCGTGGCACGCTTGAGGAGGTTTCACAGAGGCAAGGACAGTCCGGGGCCCAGAGAAAGTGGTTTTAAAGGACTACTCTGTGCAAGAGAGCAGAATAGTTATCACAGtattcatgctttttttatatTCCTAATGAGCATGAActtaatttgattaaatatgtCCTCTAAATCTTTGGAGACTTGCTGTTTTAATGAGAGTCACTCATGATTCTTTAATCAAAGTGTTAATGTGACAAGACACCGCAACTGTTTTACACTGAAATTCATCTCGTTCAGATTTTGATGATTATTGAAGAGCGGGGGCGCACCCACAGATATATTCACATTTATATTCTCATTTACAGAGATATTCATTTAGTAAACAAAAGCTTAATTCCAGATCAGCTtagattttgatttaatttatcatttaagaAATAGCAGGCAGATCTGGTAGGGAATGTTTAACTGGGTcgcaaaaataaaatccatcacaGGTCTTTACTGCTTTGTTCTCTTTCTTCATGTGTCAGGTGCATCCTTGATACAATGCTACTGAAAGCTAAAATTTACAAACGCCTCGTCTTGTTTTAgctattacctgaaaatttatGTCAAGTTTTTCGTTGTTGTTGCAAGAATTCAGTCATTCACTTGAGGGTCAAAAACAACTTAAGTACAATGAATCAAAGATGGGATCAAGTCTCaagcagggtttcccacaattccatttatttgtggtgaGCTGCCACTACAAACTGGAGTTGTACTGTTCTTAAGAGTGCtatttcaatatatatatatatatattatatatatatatatatatgaaggtGTCAACTTCATGGCAATTAATAGTGTTAATGTTAGGTGATtcagaaaatgaaggaaaatttatttattagtggcacattttaaatgacatactgTTTAATCTTTGGGCTCAGAGTATTTTCATGTTAGACTGAAGTCTAAGTTAAGTCACAAGTCAATGGTGTTTGAGTCCAATTCGAGTTGTAAGTCTTTGTAAGTCATCCAATTTGTGACTTGCGTCTGACtaaagtccaagtcatgtgactcaagtccacagCTTTGCAATGAATGGATGAAAGCCAAAGCTGTGAAAAAGAGGCAGCACAGTGTTTGCTCAAGCTATTCACCACTCACGATCAGGCCTTTCATTTTGCTAATGATGGCAATACATCACCAGAACGAGCAGACACATGAACACCAGTTACGTGATAGTGAAATTTTGGATGTGAGACACAGCTGGTCCGTTATGTTTTTACCCTTTGGACTCTGGTGTGAAATGTGCTTGAGGAGGTTTGATTTGTGGAGGTCAAAGCCAATCACACATACACCACACAGCAGATTTCACCAAAATGAACACATACACTTTAATTAAGCTTTGCATTGAGATATTTCCACATGGCTGAAGCAGACACTGTGTCTTCTGATGGGTTATAATGTTGTGAACGTAACATAACAGCATGTATTTACTTGTCAGCTGCATATTCTAAAGATATCGTTTTTAGTCAAGTACAAACACCTTGCTAGCTTGTGTCATGAATGCTCACTGTAACTACAGCAGGTTagcacatgaaaaaataaatacagttaaaaagttagaggtgatttttgaagataaaaatgcatctttgtCCACCTCACAATGCTTTACTTAAGGATAATTCCTGGGTCTTGTCATAGATTTGGCAACCATTTCTGTCAGTCATGATAACATTGTACTCactgagttaaccctttgaaagttcagcaaactggcctgatttctttcaaaaacatgaaaagcagGCAATGGGCAACCTAACAAataatgacccaaaattagcaacaaagtaattaaaagtgataagaaaataacctgaaattatcaaaagaaaaagtaaaagtaaaagaattaaaacaggaaataacctTAGAAAAGGTGACaacatgaagtaaaaaaaaaattctgtaacataatacataataatatatgtatttgctgcagagtgagtgctttTAACTTTCACGgtactctttgcagctgcagacatgcaggcagcgacACAGGGAGACATAGACTGCACCTtaaggtgaagaagtggtggatttacagctcacagcaccTTAATATGACGTATATATGATGTCTCCAGCTTTTCTTTCATATCAAGTGTTACGCATTTACAACCCTTCGTTAGCACTGTTaacttgtttactatattacatgaatgctgctgtcacagtgAATGTCTTCGCGGAGCCTGTTCAAACTTGAAAACTTTgtgttcaaaacaaaacaaaccatcgaatattcgtattgaacagccaaatctaaTTCGACTGGCACAATTCTGAGTTGGGCACAGCCCTTGAATTTGGTAACTCTAAACTATTCTAAacctcttttttattattatttttattatttattatgttctgatcaaaatgtgtttttcatatcGTGCTTATCGGACAACATACAAGCCAATACTGTTACATCTGTGATGGGCCAATGATGGCTGATAAAATCATCTAGTTGGTATATTAGTCGGGCCCTAGTTTTAAACTGCACTGATCATCTGACTGCTTGTGATCCCAGAAGTCAGCAATTATTTCAGTGAATACAATGTTATTGTACCCGATAGGAATGACAGACAAGCCTATGAGAATAAGACTTAAAAATATTATCCtttcataattaattaataattaataagaGCTAATTTAAACTGATCTATCCAAGCAAAATTCTGTCAACTGCAGTTCTTCAGCAGCTCCTACATGAGCACAATAGTCCAGGACACCACAGGTCAACCTTTGTTTTGGTCACTGCCTTCACCTTAAAAGAGgtcatcagctgtttatgcaaAATACAGGATTACAAAGTAAGATGAGACACTCATCCACAAAACACATTCAAGCACTGACACAAGTTATTTATGAGGTGTCTGGTAAGAAAATTTGGTTTAGTGTTAATCTGACATTTTGATAAGATATAAATTGTGAATCAGCATCAGCAGTGAGATACGAGCTACATTTTTCATATCTTTTTACCTTCACTACCAAAAGAGTTAACTTCTCAGAACTTTCTTTTAGAATCACAACATTAAAGGATCAAGCCAGATgtaaaatcaaatcagtctTGCTTTAATATTAAGTCACATGTGGATGTACTTAACCTACATGCTCATCTATGCAGAGACATGATTTGGTTTGATGCTTTACCGCTGGACTCCTTGCAGAGCGCAGGATGCTAGCATAATGACTAACAGTATTTCTGTGTGCTGTCATGTACTTTGTCATAGAGTGCATGCTGGGTGCTGCATTTACACTGAATTTGGAGGAGCATGttttgacagtgtttgtgtttgtgtacgtgtgtgtgatGGTATTGAAGAGAGCAGTGTCTGACAGCATTAGGGTATGTGCTGCCCAGTCATGGGATTATCTATCCCAGGGGCGTGTCAGCACCGCTGCGCTCCCAGCTCCCTGGCACAACAGTAGCGAGTCTTAATCTCAATCCCCAAAACCCCTCTCCTCTTTCAGGAGGGTCTTTCGCTTGAAGACGGCACAGCAACCACGGTGAGCATGGCGAGCTCGCTCTGACAGTCTGCACACGGACAGGCCACTCGCCTAATGCAAACACGGGTACATGTAGGGTCACCGTATCTTTCAGTCACACTAAGAGTCAGCTGCGTCCTCATTTGAAGTCGATCAAACCGGCTTCTACAGGAACTAGGACTCTTAGCATTAAGGATGAGTCAGTGCTGTGAGAGAGTTGtgagtcatttcttgtttagACTGACCGTCTCCATGTTGTGGCCTCCTGGATACAGTCTGTGGCAGCCCAGCAGGATGGAGAAGGCCTTGCGGAAATCTGCATTGAAGGCATAGATAATGGGGTTGAGGGAGGAATTAGCCCAGCCGAACCACACAAACACGTCAAACGTGGTGGGGCTGATGCAGGGAAAAGCCTCCCCTCCGCTCGACTGCTCGCAGAAGGGCACCATGCAGTTGAGGATGAAAAATGGGAGCCAGCAGCACACAAAAACCCCCATGATCACCGACAGCGTCTTCAGCACCTTGGTCTCCCTCTTGAACGTCATTTTGAAAGAGCTCTCGGACTCTGCGATGCTGGAGCCTCTGCCCATGCTGTCGTgtctgtttttggcactttcggCAGCTCGCTCCAGGGCAGAGATCCTCCTGATTTGTCTGTGGGCAATGCGGTATATTTGAGTGTAGGTGGCCACCATGATTACCACTGGGATGTAAAAGCTGATGAGCGAGGTGGAGATGGCATAGGTCCTGTTCAGGCTCGAGTCACAGTTCTCTGGGCTGCGGTACAATGTAGCGTTGAAACCTGAAGAGGACCCAGTGAAAGGAGTGTAAGATTTACTATGGGCCTTGTGCCAGTTGAGCTGCACTGGGATGAAAGAAATTAGCACAGAAAGCGTCCAGGCCACGCTGATCATCACATAGGCAACTCTGGGCGTCATCTTCCTCTCATAGCGAAAAGGGCTGGAGATGGCCCAGTAGCGGTCCAAGCTTATCACACAAAGGTTCAAAATAGATGCCGTGGAGCACATGATGTCAAAAGCCACCCAGGTGTCACAGAAGGAGCCAAACGGCCAGAACCCGGCTATCTCTGTCACCGCTTTCCACGGCATCACCAGTATGGCGACCAAGAGGTCCGACACAGCCAGCGAGATCACAAAAAAGTTGGTAACTTTGGAGCGCAAGTGTCGAAACTTGGTTACAGCGGCACAAACGAGCGTGTTTCCCAGCAGGGTGGTGAGGATAAGCAGCGTGAGGAAGCAGCCAGTTAGGACGCGGCTCGATGGAGCTTCGTCCAAGAACCCGTTGTCAATGACAGTTGTGAGGTTCATAGGATCCATCCCTGAATATGCACAGGTTGGGGGGGAGTTCATTTAGGTCATGCTGAGGAGTCGTGCTACATTGCATCCACAGGATTTGAATCTTAGAGTCTCGTGTGCTTCAGCCTTGTAAACAATATTCGTCATTATATCTTCTGATAAATGACGAGGGATAAGATGTTTGAGGCAAACACTCCTCTGTGACCAGGACGTTTGCCCTCTGACTTCGTAAATTAGATTTGACATCGTTTGAGCTGCACAGCTGAAGAGGTACTTGTACCTTAATTTCACGGCGGAATGACTTTGTCTGCCCAGTTTGTAGATCACAAACTGCTGTGATGTTAGGAATCCTCTGTTTGCTGACTGAAGTCCTCTACAGCTCTGTGGATTAAAGGAATTAATTATACAACATTAGATATGCAGCTGTATTATTTTAGATAGTATTTaatgccataaaaaaacatttcttaacacTTCAACATCTGGattgacattagttttcttgtgctgttctcagacgcctttcacaagcattcaaacctttgaaacctgagaaattgttttgctttctttagaatacatgaagaaaaatgcactcagcaacttggcaagaaaagaactgcaaattacaaaaaactaaatttggAAAAGGTGaccagaaaatgacctaaaaaaatagctggacataattattattaatcataaAACTGGGAATAATATctggaaaactatattcataaatcctgtaattatatatttcaaattatattagagagagaaaaggttttttttcagatttttgtcaaattctttctttgttttagcattttgatagggtaattttattgtttgtttttgttttttactattttattttgttgcttattttaagattattttgttttaattttttaccaatttctttttttggacatatcttTCTACTTTGCTCTgttccttcttcccatgcttttgaaagaattgaggccaatgtgctcaggtttaaaagggttaaaatactcAGTTTTGGTGTCAGGTTTATGTAGCTCTAAACGTGTAGGGAGAAAGGGGCTGGTTGTCACATTCATGAAATCTCTCTCCCTAGAGAGCcctgttaaaaaatgttgatttttcaaAAGCACTGTCAGAGGTCCCTTACCAGGTCATTTCAGGGGTAAGATACTTCAAGGtgaagtgtgtaagatttagggggggTTGATGGTGTTGAGCGGcgaattgcagattgcagcaTCCTAAAAGTTTTTCCAGCAAGGATTCCTTCAATGTTCACTGAtcaggttgttttttatcaCCGAATTTTTTAtcagctgaattatctgcagtggtctattttgtttcaaaacaaacagacccagtgatttaaactggtaaaatcACTCGGTATTTTTACACCCACAGTTAAGTCAAGCCACAGCTACAGtttgattaggccatttaattggactactgtccttgtcccagtgtACAAGCACTGGGGGACAAtggatttattgatggaagtgtGTACAACTCTGCCAAGGTAGGTAGTGATACGCCCCCTTTCAGCTGCTACTAGACAATCTCCTGGTTGACCTATCACATAACATACCtaacaagttagcaagcagcaaaTGGGTTGCATGTCAAACAGTAACAACATGGatacattttcagcactttacgTTTCATACATATTCTACCCTTAAATTTttacctttgttttgttttcttccatacttctttttcttttgtttctcctgGCTCTCTTCGACGAATTTATGCTGTTAGTGGGGACTAGGAGAGTGTGCAGAATGCCTAACAACATTACaattcatgtttcatgtttgatCCTGTTCGGCATGGTGTCCAACACATGCTAATGTGCGGTCACCTTTTTCTCCAGTAAcataagatccagatgttcagaaGATTTTCACCGGAGGCCGAATTGTCCGCAGAGGTcacctcctctccaaaacaaacggatcCAGTGATTTGATTCGCTAGAAACactcaataaagcagttttgcaTTACAGTTCAGTGTAACTCCAGTGCTAGacattgcaaacaaaacaaaacaaaaacagttggtGGTGCTTGGCACATACTCTTTTAGGTTGATTGTCACAGGTTGTTTGGTTattctttgtattgtttttatacaaGGATAAAAACtcgtacagattttttttttttttttgccacaggaGGTGTTAAGTTTGCTGCAGTTCATTGATAAATTTCactgaaattaaactttttattttttttttaaagaaaattgccatttttcccCATTGAAATAACACAGGGACAACCAGTCCCATCGTGTATGACTACCAACCACACGATGGGGAAGATGTGTCTAACAGTCCATATCTTTTAAACAGATTAGCTTCGATAAGACAGGCTGTGTCAgctctgtccacagacagaggTGGAGGCAGAGCAACATCTCCTGCTTAATGTAGCGCACATGAAGATATTTGAACAAAGTTCTTT
Proteins encoded in this window:
- the drd1a gene encoding D(1) dopamine receptor, with amino-acid sequence MNSPPTCAYSGMDPMNLTTVIDNGFLDEAPSSRVLTGCFLTLLILTTLLGNTLVCAAVTKFRHLRSKVTNFFVISLAVSDLLVAILVMPWKAVTEIAGFWPFGSFCDTWVAFDIMCSTASILNLCVISLDRYWAISSPFRYERKMTPRVAYVMISVAWTLSVLISFIPVQLNWHKAHSFNATLYRSPENCDSSLNRTYAISTSLISFYIPVVIMVATYTQIYRIAHRQIRRISALERAAESAKNRHDSMGRGSSIAESESSFKMTFKRETKVLKTLSVIMGVFVCCWLPFFILNCMVPFCEQSSGGEAFPCISPTTFDVFVWFGWANSSLNPIIYAFNADFRKAFSILLGCHRLYPGGHNMETVSLNKK